The Apium graveolens cultivar Ventura chromosome 10, ASM990537v1, whole genome shotgun sequence nucleotide sequence ATATTAGTCCTCCGGGGAACTAGTTCTCATTTGAGGCTATCCCATGAAAGATAATCACACATTTtttcatataattttataaaagtaGATAAATATGAATTTTGCACGATTTGAGATTTTCTTAATCACATAAACAGTTGTAAGGAGTTTTTTTTTTACCATAAATAAATTAGGAATATTTGTTCACAATAGCAATGAGCCAATTATTTAAATAAGAGAACATTATTTTCTCTTAGGATCACTGTTTTGTTTGTTTTGTTAAGGAGCGCAGATATATGAGGTGTGATACGTGATTTCATTAAAAGTAAGTAATTGACAAAAAGTATTATTATGACGATTACAATTAAAACAATCCAGTAAATTACAACATATATGTTGAGATTTTATATATGTTCGACAACCTTAAAATTATCTAGAAAATCGGACCTACTATTCATGAGATAAATTAACATATAACGAGTTAAAAATCAAAGTAGTCACTGAAGTTAATGCCCTATATCACTTCATCACTAATATTAACGGGTTATCATTTTGATCACTAAAATCATATAAATATCAAATAAATAATTCCAAAAATACGATGATAAAGTAAATATTATCATTTGTAATGTTCTACACATTTTTCGTCAAAGCTACTATAAACAAATGAAAAGTTGTGAATTTTAGTATTATAGATAATATATctagatttaaaaaaaattatttactatttattttaaattttacaGTTATTTTATCttacttaattaaaaataaatagtaaataaaaattttaaaatctagatatattattaaaatactAGAGTTCATAACTTTTCATGTGATTATAGTGACGTTGAAGAAAAATGTATATAACTtaacaaaaaataatatttacttTCTCTTCATATTTTTGGAGTTATCTATTTAATAATTATATGACTTTGATCAAAATAATACCCCGTTAAGATTAGTAAAGAAAGTGATATATCACTTTCACTTGAGTGACAAGTTTGATATTTAACCCAACATATAACTAATGAAATCAtctacaagtatatatataattatctaGACCCTCCCAAAAGAGTATTTATATCAAATGAAATAGAAGAACATGTAACACTCTtgtaaaaaaaagaaaataaaaaaatatccCTATTTACCACCCCTAGAAAATATTATGAGTGTTTAACTATTCTTAGGGTACATCGACTAAGCAACGTAATCAAAATGAGCATGACATGCAGTCCGAATTCGTCCTAATATGTATTGATAATTATTCcgttaaaattaatatattatttttttaaaatattaataaaagtAAAAAATTTTAAGGGTTGACGATGAAATTCTACTTTAATGATAGTGCAATTTTCAATTAAATAAGTAGGTAGATTTAAATAACATATTTTCATGCTAATGAATTATCTGTTTTTTAGCCTAGCCATATAATTTATTGTCGGTTCAATTAATTTTACTTGAAGTTTTAAAGTTATAAGTTTCTCTCCAATGCCAAGCTGTCTAGCTCTCTCCTAGACCTAACAATTGGGATAACCGATTCGGTTTTTGATCGGATCAATTTCGGATCGAATCGATTTTCtgattatgatatatttgaaaACCATTTGGATTGGATCGGAATTAATGGTTCAGATCTAATTTGATTAAAAATCGGATGAAATTCTGATTAAAATCGGACAAAATTTTTGGGCTAAATTTGGATCATAACatatttattttgttaatttgtgagatctaaaaaatatttttttaatttaatttagtatttttaatataatataatgtatttttataaaagaatacgattaaataagtatgttatcataaatataaaattatttaaattattaattttacttaTTTCGGGTCATATTCGGTTCGGTTAATATATTATTCGATTTTAATCGGTTCCAAGTTATAAACGAATCTGGTATTTCGGATCATTTTCGGTTGATTTTTTGGTTCGAGTAATTTTCGGATCGGTGTAAATCGGTTTTTGGATCTTTATAGGATTATATGGTTCGGATTTTGGATCGAATCTCGGTTTCATGAATTTCGGTTCGACTTTTCGGATCCAGACCTATTTTGCCAGGTCTACTCTCTcctgtgtatgtatatatataaccacaCCTATCCTTTCCCTTCCTATACATAATACacatacatacatgtatatattaATTTTCTCCATCATCAGCTCTCTGAGAATCATGCACCAACATTATTCTTTAGAGTCTTAACTCTTAACCAACTCCAACCTTGTTAAATTTCCTAATTAAAGAAAAAACATTAGTTAATTTTAGTGAAATGGCCTTAAGGGATATTGGAGCAGCGCTACCTCCGGGATTTAGGTTTTATCCGAGCGATGAAGAATTAGTGTGCCATTATCTTCACAAAAAGATTGCACATGAAGATGTTTCCAATGGTAGTACTCTTGTGGATATTGACCTTCATACATGTGAGCCATGGCAGCTTCCTGGTAAACTCTACTTTTAGTTTAGCTTTCTTTTCAGTTCCATGGCATATATTTATAGTCCTTTCTGATGTTTTTCCTTGTTCGTGTATATTGTTTGTTACTATCTCTCATATCATTTTTTGTACGTTTGGCTTGAAATGTGTGGGGATCATTTTGCATATGCTTCTGTACTTGTAAACAGAAATTTTCTCAGAAGCTAGCTAGTCTTGATAAAAATTATATCACTTGTCATTTCGAATCCAATTGGTCAGGGTAACATGCTCATCTATAAACCTGATAGGCCCATGTATTTGTTGGTGACATATCATTCATATACGATTTAATTTGTCCTAACATCAAAATTGTTGTTTTAGCATTACACTACACGCAAACAGAACATTTTCCGAGCAACAGTATACCGTTAATTTCACCTTTATGTGGGTTAACAGTCGGATCTCACATGTTTTCTTCTAGTGTTATGTTTTGTAGCTATAAAGGTAATTGTTTTCCGGTTTATTAATATATACTTGTACGTAAACAGAGTTCTTGTGGTCTGTGGATCTCTCTTACTTTTACGATTATGATCCAAGTGATACTACAGTTTTATATCCGAATTAGGTCGTAAAATTAATATATAGAATCTGAAAATGACACGGTTCTTCTAGACACATAATATAGAAAAAGGGGGAGAGAGGgggagagggagggggagagggagggggagagggagagagagggagagagagagagagagagagagagagagagagagagagagagagagagagagagatgagtgCGTTAACTAGTTCAGGCGGTTAACCGGTAAGGAACTCGTCCAGTATACTGCATAATAATTTGAAATCCGAGACACCAAATTATAGACTGTACACAGCTACTAAATTACAAGAAATATATATATGGTCCACAATTCTTCTATAAAACAAAAAAACTTTTAATATGTAAAGGAGATAATACGATCCGTAGCTTAACTATTTACATGATATAGTAAATAGTAGATATCATTTACAAATCTTCTATCCAAGCTTTCTCTCAAATCAAACCTGGCCTTTAGCAAGATAAAAACAGTAGTTTACGAGTAATTATGAAATCTTATTTTTATCACAACCTCAAGTGTGTACTTGTAGCTAGCGTTTCCTCTtcatttttaacattttttttcGTGATGACATTAAAGAGGTTGCAAAGCTGAATTCAACAGAGTGGTACTTCTTCAGCTTTAGGGATCGGAAGTATGCTACCGGATTTCGAACAAACAGAGCCACCACAACTGGATATTGGAAGGCCACTGGAAAAGATCGTACAGTGGTGGATCCAACGACTAATTGTGTTGTTGGGATGAGAAAGACTCTGGTTTTCTACAAAAATAGAGCTCCTAATGGGATTAAAACCGGTTGGATCATGCATGAATTCCGCCTTGAAAATCCTCTTATCCCTCCTAAGGTATGGATTAATTTTCAGTTGCATATATTATAAACTTAACTGAGgagaaattttttatttttaatataaactTTTGCTAACCATCAAACAACATACACAAATCCATTTTGGCTCTTACTTTCATTCCTTTCTCGAGTTCACATCACAAACACTTCTTTCACAAACTTTCTATAATCCTTATTAAACTTCCGCTAGCTTCTGCTTTTTAACCAAGGAAGTGCAGTTTTGTTTTAGAAGTAAATTACTTGTATCTCTAGACAGCATCCACTATAAGTGTACATTTCTGACAATCAAATTTGGTCAGAAATGTCCATTTTTCTTCTGGTGATCAATCTGACATGAGTACAGACGCACAACAATATAAACACAATCATATACCCAAATGTTAAAATTAATACCAATTTTCATATATACATTTGTATTTATGCAGGAAGACTGGGTACTATGTAGAGTTTTTTACAAATCAAAGACTTCAGAATTGAGCCCACAAAATGTGTATGATGCTGAGGCAACAGCTGGTAGTGACACATCTCCTGATGCGGCTCAAGTTATGCTTCCAGGTTATAATAATAATCGTCATCATCAACATATTGTTGATTCCGAAAGCCTTGCACACCCTAATAATCTCCATTCATTTTCACCATTAAACCCTAATCTCCTTATTCTATCTCATCAATTTCACACTGATCATCTTAATGAAATGATTTTGATTAACTCCAAGTGCGAAATAGATGATTATGGATTTTTTATGGATCCGAACTTTGAAGATATTAATTCGGGTGATGGAACTTCAAATATGGAGGAAATGAAATTCGAAGATAATCACGGCAACTTAGTTTTCATCAAATAGAATGCTCTGGTCATTTAATCGCGTTAGCGATATTGCTGTGGTGTAAGGTTCTGTGGCAAGCCAAGACCAGATGACTCATGTTGGTGCGGAGTTCTTCAAACAGAAAAATTGTACACACTATATATATACAATGTAGTACAATACTACGATACACAGATTAATTGTTTATATATCTAGCTAGGTCACCATAGATGGTGGAGTATTGTAATTAAGATTATATTGTTACATTACTATTCAGGTTTCCTTgtttagatatcaatattatttGATTGTCTGTATGTATCAGCAATCACAGAcagtaaatatatatatataagaactTTTTGTTTGTGTTTCTATCTGCCAATTTTTGCCACCAGCCGATTAGACAGTGATTTTCGCTAAAGAGAAATCTGTATCTAGGCTTACGTGTTAATAATGCTGAAGATCTCTAACTCTACGAATGATTTGTTTGATAGATCATGCTATTACACAAGAAATGGAAAATGTGACTCTTATTATAAAGTGTAAATTACTTTGATATGCCTATAAGATTTGTAAAGTACATGCTTTAAATTTGTTAAACAAGGATGTTGAGTCACATAAAGCAGGCCGCAAATAAATAGAGTTGTTCGGGAATAAAATTCGATATCGGCTCGTTTAAATGAATTCAACTCGGTTCGTTTTTTTAAATCAGCCAGTCTTGAACATGAAAATAAACTCGGATAAATAAAGGAGTCGAGCCGAACTTTTTGTCTGTTCGGCTCGTTTAGTTCGGGTTCGACTCGGACTCGGCGCTAACTCGGTAACTCGACTTGACTCGAATAaagtttatatatattataaataataaattattactaatcacttaaatatttttaatgGTACATTGTTTcatcatttattaataatttaattatttaagagattttatttatttttctaaatttaacTTAGTTTTTTCGTATGTAATTTTCAAATTGTTATCATGATACATTCATCTCCAATTATTCATATTTCATAAACATCATTAAGTAACTTATAAATTACATAAACCAAATTTAAGTAAAACAACAAAACATAATAAAATTTGACATCGTCATTTTAAAAAAGTAATGTATGATTTATAAAGTTACGAATGTCtcaataattaaaaataaaattggatatatttttaaaaatcgtcttgaaaaaataaaatgatatagCTAGATTAAGAAATAAGTGTAAAGTGTGAGTGTGCATATATAATTTTAAGGTAAAACTAGCATTTGATCTCGATATAActtgtaaaattataaattataatttaaaattattcgATTGAAAAATACATTAAAAATATTAGTGGACAAGCTCGACTCGGCTCGAGTTTGGCTCAGCTCGGTTATTTGTGAACAACTCGTGTTCAGCTTAGGTTTGGCTCGTTTATCTTGAACATCACTTTCCACTCGGTTATTAAACTCGGTTGGGctcgttttaaaaataaactaaacTCGGCTCGGACAAAACTCGGTTATGTTCATTTGTAGGTCTAAAATAAAGAGCAATAAGATTTCATACTATTCAAAAGTATAATATATTTCTCACCGACTAACCAcataacatatatataattaaatatatacAAATTACCCACATTAATGCACAACATATACCGATTTCTAATACAACAAATGAGGGCGATGACCCGAATCTGAGACCATTCCGTTAACCGGGCTCTGATAATGTATTAAGTAATCAATGTTGTAAATAATACTAACTATTACAGCAACATAGAGGCAATTATATATTGAATTTAGTAAGGCAAGACCAAGATAACAATTAACAAAGCAAAACATGTAGGTAAACAGCATGCAAGTCAGAAACTGTAAGAATAAAGAAAAGCAAGAGTGCGTACCAGTAACCATAGCTTTAACACTTAAATAAAGATCAGAAAGCAGTGATGTGCAACTGGTAAAATGCAGAAAGTAACAAAACAACTGAGTCGCCAGGCCTTGCTCAAAGCCCTGACTGCTGTTGAAGAGATAATTGCCCCCACCTGCTATGTTGGGATGCTTGCAAtgtctccaccaggataaaacagctcggagttatATGTTCAACAACACCAACTATAAACTCCACCTCGactagcacctcagtcgccggaaaaacaAAGCAGCTCGGACTTATATTTGGGAGAAGAGAGAATGCAAAGAAGAGAAGAGAGAATGTATGTGTGTTGTGTGTTCAACCTCAGCTACTTAGTCCTCTATTTATAGTAGAGGCTAAGTGTAACTGACCACACTATTAATATAGGAATTAAActacaaaattaataaaataaataaaaactgatgaattttgaatttaaattagaATTATAGCAGCTTTACATTTATCACTCACATTATTATATCAGGttaaatatttaatttgaaaTATTATTATCAGTTATAAATTATATTATAGTCCAGGTTCAATGTATCAAATGAATTTGACTAAGCCCACTTACAAACTTACTTAGCCCAATTTAGCAACTGAACCCAACCCAACAATAATAACCAGGCCcaaactgataaataaattctaattaaaatattaaatcacaaataattaaaatcctcgcccaggtcacctcgcgtacgcgagacgtcgagacattcgcccaaatcgcccttcgacctgACCCGGTCTGGTGCGTGGCGAGGCGGGGCGgcggcgcgcgtgtgtgtgtgtgcgcgcgtgaAGTACACAATAACataatggaccatcacacaccttagtagttgtatactacccATGTGTGTGATACCATATAAATCCTATACCCCATTTAAttattttcaatgtgggacaaaaaaTACACTCTCTTTTTCTAAGCTTTTTTGAGCTAACTTCATGTCACATtctctatggatttcattaagcaaaattcttaaaaccatatatgaaagtttaagttcacatatcatggaacaacttacaatcattagattttaggattatcatcaagaatgtaataaaattatgatctaaaatccaattttctaacaatcccccataAATCCATACATAATTGCGATTATATTtttcatcatgacttgtttttcagagtcggtacccttccgggtttgaaccctcctaagtcctctacttcaatggttaccggattcagatggaatatttcaccttgagtcttaatccgtttagtataaccatgttccatagacgacgacaagtcaacgactatggtgccaatctacggctttgagacattaatggtcttgtctcgatcttgttcgtcgaatgcttcaaggaataaccTTTTCCTCTAATtacgaccacacaattacattcgcttagctgggcataTTCAGAGATATACTGCCTTTATCTCGttaaatgacttgatcccattcagagtttgAACACTCCTACTTTTctagcagtgtcagtaccttctaggtttacaggggatagactcagatacaatagtatcatctatgaagcaaaggtactaccaattcatccttatagcttgttattaccacattgaatacacttcgagggatctcctctcatgtgtattgggtccccattattgatgaattattatgggttgacagtcccatccccaatcttgacttaaggaccactgcaggttccagtcctttagtcaAAGGATCGGCTATATTATTCTGAGATCCTATGAACTctatgaaagagatatgtcctaagtccaatcatgtatgatgatttaggaataacttttatgtaatctgttttgatttcattgatattaataaaagacttgttttatttttattgcgggctctatctatttaaatgtttaaataagatataccacagtttagagtaaagttttttatggattgtgatgagatcataataatgagacctaaaagatgataactctaaacttaaatagttcctggtcgtaggattactaactggtaattaataatccgcaaagatcggtacatactatgcttgcttcactatgaaggatgtttgttctcatagacatttgtgtggtgacactatagctagtatgtaggtgcttattatagaataagttcactgaacatgactcacacaactgaacaactgatggagttcgctcacgtgttagcagttgttcacatagtgatagttgtacaagtatccttagacttgaggtcatcatagtcatcttgtgtacactgaactatgctttggtttagttcttagtctcaagggacaattataagggctctactgggtataggaatttgtacacgaagatagtgtatgatcaataaaggatctaccccttctagtgaaggaagagaatgttcaatgctgatccacttatgctagttcaggaatctctggccaaagtgaatgaaattagaaaggagtttctaatttacattaaatagaactaagcatagtgaatgggaaagcaagtgattaaataagataggcttgacacaagttccatgccttgtatttaatcgtgacattgcagggtagaaggaattgattgtacggtaactactcactgaataggttcttggtattctcagcagtgaattcgtattatccggatagtcgcgatatgctgagaagtatccctcacgatgtagaatatatatgattaattaattaatcatatttaatgaattatagaatttatataaataatgataaaatagttttattattatttatttctactaccggcttaatattgaacctatagggtcacaccataaaagaggatgatttaatggtggaggaattaattaataatggctgataattatttatttatgaaataaataattaattggaaaatttaataattgattaaatgagatttaattgattataaattaattaagaaaaggttcttaatattattaattaagaatttaatttttggaaattaaatcaagtgagagaattatttctaaagagtttagaaaaaggattaataattaaaaggtgttttaattattagtgagaataataaagggttaataataataatattttatgggaaaattttcagttgaaaattttgcctataaatatactattatagaccctatttttgccaaaaaccaaaaagatttacaaaaccctaattctctccatctcctcctccttcattacatcgttttcttggtggataccggtggagtgcttcacacttgaggagcagctgctaaggatctccgttcatcgttttcggatcgccattaaagacctccatctttccattaacgtaaagcttcttaaggtaaacatattgaactacaaattaaatattatttttcgcatggatcatgcggagggtttcggtttttttttaagatttaaatttacattttcgctgcgtttatgtgctaaaaacccttcaatgacatcagaggtacttgcgaaaagtttttagttcgtttatgtgtttaactgttttcgatatatgagcatgtacgtgattcgccatgatttgatgttgatataatatgcttatatatgtatggttttgaatatatgatattcatgtgagttgtacaatcataagatgattatgtaatctgtatatatactgatatatacatgatttatgtttgttctaattatgagaatcatattagatacggattctgaagtggctgctgcagatttgctgaaatctgggtcttgtgtctgatttacgcaaacgaataccctattccataggtaaacgggcgtctgaacaaaactgataactaaagctatcaacgactcgtctgtaaggcgtttgacgtcgtttactgcccgtaaacagtgattcttgtttttctgatatgattctgatttttctgatttttgtcatattttctttttatgattagatcatggataatatgatatgttaagatcagattatgtgttttaacatgcttttatgtgttgtatgagcatggtggatggttatggccttttgaccttagtgtaatggttttggttttggttttaaatacgacttgcatgtcgtcaatctttgtaatcataaatcttgaatgtaactcgagttattcttgtaagttcattagattagttttactttcaatcatgtaatataattgaagactcaagaaggctatccaatggaggtgatacaaagaagaagacgaggcatacaagaagtctaaacaaagaagaagacttatgtaataagtagttgtatttatttccatcaccatattagattgaccttgatctttatcatgagattgataaagatcacataggatggggccataaccaaacacatttactttattgcactttacatttacttgtttatttaattttatatatgagatatatgcatatgtttaccatgcgatgataaatttaggtgaacttaaatcaatataaggcgtgctctagaaaatctagaataggaatcgtttcttgccttaacaataaatattatgaatacgatcatgagattcttgtttttataaaacacgtaattgaatatgaattttcaatattgagagaaaggatgattctatcaacaacagatttctatctgtaagaaagggttattaagtgacgcctcttgacaatgctccacccgatctgggaatcatctgattatcgattattgatttgaaatatttaatttaaaaggaagaatctctttataatat carries:
- the LOC141692532 gene encoding NAC domain-containing protein 21/22-like encodes the protein MALRDIGAALPPGFRFYPSDEELVCHYLHKKIAHEDVSNGSTLVDIDLHTCEPWQLPEVAKLNSTEWYFFSFRDRKYATGFRTNRATTTGYWKATGKDRTVVDPTTNCVVGMRKTLVFYKNRAPNGIKTGWIMHEFRLENPLIPPKEDWVLCRVFYKSKTSELSPQNVYDAEATAGSDTSPDAAQVMLPGYNNNRHHQHIVDSESLAHPNNLHSFSPLNPNLLILSHQFHTDHLNEMILINSKCEIDDYGFFMDPNFEDINSGDGTSNMEEMKFEDNHGNLVFIK